One part of the Anopheles coustani chromosome 2, idAnoCousDA_361_x.2, whole genome shotgun sequence genome encodes these proteins:
- the LOC131261859 gene encoding interaptin, protein MMENMDISCGEVDPGNESAMDVDEGMDVCSDSEKSRLQEFTLSVNNSVLDANNSQGSTSNNATSEMGDSANTTVVLNSSFPKQQEASAPDGLDKITRFPLGIARECNQTINSLNSSKERIKSSLLSSPISNDLRLAGKENMFTNTFDAQLFEFPTETKPQGDKFPLDVHEISSVPDAIPAHCAQSEEEQFTPGSDYIFSAADFDCLLSRGSSQAETAAVTASAASSSQETSTDLPRHSVLINFDPLLRRQTIIASPDNNDTIGNLETTSACLALVDFAHQQLQQQQQQQQQQLHGSFNVSPLIPLVETNEFEHIGVLQQEDSSLVSSAVPDAATEQLELTLTTVESGYIEGVNTPERTQPTESNTLEQTVVEAQILNNSVSIALEERAPDQNQEENGENTDRLSLSGSSIEQDFFKSIKSEEQYTQQLFTDTSNPVVELAPKVSPVKPTNSEEPLGETIVSTDDGEQQQDDIKETTESALAAVLLVAQSNSASDVKTEKDIETLVEFETAPVESNVLISFSNMLAEPLQEKQNSTIHNMSDDRMAQHEDENVDSAKKNKSEDINIADMEKKMHDVELREENMLKRITEKDKTISKMSNVVEAYERTIAELISEKEMLIRNHELECESLKQDNEINAQHLESLEKTFSNLYMKYDRMKKNAVKYKEHEEKLLEKIMKLEESLRAQEQRYEKMKSHAMSQLEIANTKIDEALRNHSQESAKLKAQIKKEELYRISINEQLIQKSKENEELVKICDELISETN, encoded by the exons ATGATGGAAAACATGGACATATCGTGCGGAGAAGTAGACCCGGGAAATGAATCTGCGATGGACG TCGACGAAGGAATGGACGTTTGCTCAGattccgaaaaaagtcgctTGCAGGAATTCACCCTTAGCGTAAATAACAGCGTGCTGGACGCGAACAACTCCCAAGGCAGTACGTCCAACAATGCAACGTCCGAAATGGGAGACTCGGCCAACACAACCGTTGTGCTGAATAGCAGTTTTCCCAAGCAACAAGAAGCAAGTGCACCTGACGGCTTAGACAAAATCACGCGATTTCCACTGGGAATTGCTAGGGAGTGCAACCAAACGATAAACTCCTTGAATAGCAGTAAGGAGCGCATAAAATCGAGCTTGCTCAGCAGTCCCATTAGCAATGACTTGCGTCttgcgggaaaagaaaacatgtttacaAACACGTTCGATGCTCAATTGTTCGAATTTCCTACGGAAACTAAGCCTCAGGGCGATAAATTTCCCTTGGATGTGCACGAAATATCGTCGGTTCCTGATGCAATCCCAGCCCACTGCGCTCAATCAGAAGAGGAGCAATTTACACCTGGCAGTGATT ATATTTTTTCGGCGGCTGACTTCGATTGTTTACTGTCCCGTGGATCCTCGCAGGCGGAGACTGCGGCAGTAACAGCATCGGCAGCATCTTCATCACAAGAAACATCTACCGACCTTCCGAGGCACTCGGTGCTCATCAATTTCGACCCACTTTTGCGTCGGCAAACCATCATCGCTTCGCCAGACAATAATGACACCATAGGAAATCTCGAAACGACATCCGCATGTCTGGCCTTGGTTGATTTTGCAcatcagcagctgcagcaacaacaacaacaacaacaacagcagctacACGGTTCCTTCAACGTTAGTCCACTCATCCCACTGGTGGAGACGAATGAATTTGAGCATATAGGAGTTTTGCAACAGGAGGATTCAagtttggtgtcttcggctgTGCCAGATGCGGCTACAGAGCAATTAGAATTAACTCTAACTACAGTTGAAAGTGGTTATATCGAAGGTGTAAATACCCCAGAACGAACGCAGCCTACTGAATCGAACACCCTAGAGCAGACCGTCGTTGAAGCGCAGATTTTGAATAATTCAGTGAGTATCGCTTTGGAAGAACGTGCCCCAGATCAGAACCAGGAAGAGAACGGGGAAAATACGGATCGTCTTTCGCTTTCTGGTAGCTCTATAGAGCAAGATTTCTTTAAAAGTATTAAAAGTGAAGAGCAATACACACAGCAACTTTTCACGGATACGAGTAACCCAGTTGTGGAACTAGCGCCAAAAGTGAGTCCGGTTAAACCGACCAATTCCGAGGAACCATTGGGCGAAACTATTGTATCCACGGATGACGGAGAACAGCAGCAAGACGACATAAAGGAAACGACAGAATCTGCCTTAGCGGCGGTATTGCTCGTTGCACAGTCTAACTCAGCGTCGGacgttaaaacagaaaaggatATAGAAACTCTTGTTGAGTTCGAAACGGCCCCTGTG GAAAGCAATGTGCTAATCTCCTTCAGCAACATGCTTGCCGAACCATTACAAGAAAAGCAGAACAGCACAATCCACAATATGAG tGACGATCGAATGGCTCAGCACGAAGATGAAAATGTGGATTcggcaaagaaaaataaaagtgaagA CATCAACATTGCAGACATGGAAAAAAAGATGCATGACGTTGAACTGAGGGAAGAGAATATGCTGAAACGAATCACCGAGAAGGATAAAACTATTTCTAAAATGAG CAATGTCGTTGAGGCATACGAACGTACGATTGCAGAATTGATATCAGAAAAGGAAATGTTGATTCGAAATCATGAATTAGAATGTGAAAGTCTAAAACAAGACAACGAGATCAATGCCCAGCATCTTGAATCGTTGGAAAAAACATTCTCCAACCTGTACAT GAAATATGATCGGATGAAAAAGAATGCCGTCAAGTACAAAGAGCACGAAGAAAAGCTATTGGAAAAGATAATGAAACTGGAAGAAAGTCTTCGTGCACAGGAGCAACGGTACGAAAAGATGAAAAGTCATGCAATGAGTCAACTAGAGAT TGCTAATACCAAAATCGATGAAGCACTGCGCAACCATTCCCAGGAATCGGCAAAATTAAAGGCACAGATAAAGAAGGAGGAATTGTACCGAATTTCAATCAATGAACAGCTCATTCAAAAGTCGAAGGAAAACGAGGAGTTGGTGAAAATCTGTGACGAGCTGATTAGCGAAACCAATTAA
- the LOC131262622 gene encoding ER degradation-enhancing alpha-mannosidase-like protein 2: MIRWRNLHFSPGQSMVALLWCCVAGWGLFSIADVECLRRYTQDDMHRLRERVRSMFQHAYGGYLRHGAPYDELRPLSCDGIDTWGSYSLTLVDALDTLAVMGNYTEFARVVELLNGRSFDADINVSVFETNIRIVGGLLSAHLLSHQAGLEAVGLVEPGWPCEGPLLRMAEDVAQRLLPAFETATGMPYGTVNLRHGVPYGETAVTCTAGIGTFILEFGTLSRLTGNPVYEDVAMNALHALYDHRSPIGLYGNHIDVQTGRWIAQDAGIGAGVDSYYEYLIKGSLLLEQPDLMATFLESKAAIDRYLKRDDWYVWVSMTKGQLTLPVFQSLEAYWPGLLSLYGNTTEALRVLHSYQAVWRQYGFLPEFYNIPTGEAGTNRENYPLRPELIESVMYLYRATGDPFLLEVGENMLESIEHSAKTACGYATIRNVQSHQQEDRMESFFLAETTKYLYLLFDPSNFLHNDGRIGNIVQTTVAGETEQCVVAGGGYIFNTEAHPIDPMALRCCEARHTNMFGTADANHVDQPSHRGELYQRGLKKNKKLNKADGSQEKGSTVDTPIHLHTTVATAVEEIKPMVTDDTIDTTKLPCSTISRDLMGDGDGTGRGSGAVDGGVKSKTISSTVTVSSQDQSSKKPLNPENLSELPAEMDEETTGSTAALTEPDLLLAVPPANGNPDDLIVPQNVPSVVVDEARSLDGQRHEKDGNDEDKPAAMLVKLVQNMFRSAARHAPGSGGGVKFDREKFYHHWNRVGGSTRKDSSNASSTTSAGEPLVIRPRYDLLTCRAQPYLQRITLMGEFY; the protein is encoded by the exons ATGATACGTTGGCGGAATCTACACTTTTCGCCGGGCCAGTCGATGGTCGCTTTGTTATGGTGCTGCGTCGCCGGATGGGGACTGTTTTCCATAGCAGACGTAGAATGCCTCCGGAGATACACGCAGGATGATATGCACAGATTACG CGAAAGAGTCCGCAGTATGTTCCAGCACGCCTACGGCGGCTACTTACGCCATGGTGCACCGTATGACGAACTGCGGCCCTTATCGTGCGATGGAATTGACACTTGGGGGAGTTATTCACTGACGTTAGTCGACGCTCTGGATACGCTTGCCGTGATGGGTAACTACACGGAGTTCGCCCGCGTTGTCGAGCTACTGAACGGCCGTTCTTTCGATGCGGACATCAATGTATCGGTTTTCGAAACGAACATTCGGATCGTCGGTGGATTACTGTCAGCGCACTTGCTGTCCCACCAGGCCGGTTTAGAAGCGGTAGGCCTCGTGGAGCCCGGTTGGCCCTGCGAAGGACCTCTGTTGCGCATGGCAGAAGACGTGGCGCAACGTTTGCTGCCGGCATTTGAAACTGCCACCGGAATGCCCTACGGAACGGTGAATCTCCGCCACGGTGTTCCCTACGGTGAAACCGCCGTTACATGCACCGCTGGCATCGGCACGTTTATTCTAGAATTTGGGACACTAAGCCGTCTGACTGGGAATCCGGTGTACGAGGACGTGGCCATGAATGCTCTCCACGCATTGTACGATCACCGGTCGCCTATCGGACTTTACGGGAATCATATTGATGTGCAGACCGGCCGATGGATTGCTCAGGATGCCGGTATCGGTGCCGGTGTGGATTCATACTACGAGTATTTGATTAAAGGATCACTGCTGCTCGAGCAGCCTGACCTGATGGCAACATTCCTGGAGAGCAAAGCGGCTATCGACCGTTATCTAAAACGTGACGATTGGTACGTATGGGTCAGTATGACCAAAGGACAGCTTACGTTGCCCGTCTTCCAGTCCCTCGAAGCGTACTGGCCGGGGTTGTTGAGCCTGTACGGAAACACTACGGAGGCGCTCCGTGTACTGCACAGTTACCAAGCAGTTTGGCGGCAGTACGGGTTTTTGCCCGAGTTCTACAATATACCCACTGGTGAGGCTGGAACGAACCGTGAAAACTATCCGCTGCGTCCGGAACTGATCGAGTCGGTAATGTACCTGTATCGTGCGACGGGCGATCCGTTTTTGCTCGAGGTCGGTGAAAATATGCTCGAAAGCATCGAGCACAGCGCCAAAACGGCATGTGGTTACGCGACGATACGGAATGTGCAGAGCCACCAGCAGGAGGACCGTATGGAATCGTTTTTCCTAGCAGAAACCACAAAATATCTGTACCTTCTGTTTGATCCGAGCAACTTCCTGCACAATGATGGCCGAATTGGCAACATCGTACAGACCACCGTAGCAGGCGAGACCGAGCAGTGCGTGGTTGCGGGAGGTGGTTACATATTCAACACGGAAGCACACCCAATTGATCCGATGGCATTACGGTGTTGTGAGGCGCGCCACACTAATATGTTTGGCACTGCAGATGCCAACCATGTAGATCAACCCAGCCATCGTGGGGAGCTTTACCAACGGGgtttaaaaaagaacaagaaattGAATAAGGCAGATGGCAGCCAAGAAAAAGGCTCGACTGTAGACACTCCGATTCATCTGCATACGACGGTCGCAACCGCCGTAGAAGAAATCAAACCGATGGTAACCGATGACACGATCGACACCACTAAGCTTCCATGCAGCACAATCAGCCGCGATTTGATGGGGGATGGTGATGGAACCGGGCGGGGGTCAGGTGCGGTTGATGGGGGtgtgaaaagcaaaaccatCTCGTCGACAGTGACCGTCTCAAGTCAAGACCAATCAAGTAAAAAACCTCTAAACCCCGAAAACCTGAGCGAGTTACCTGCTGAGATGGACGAAGAAACCACGGGATCAACAGCAGCGTTAACCGAACCCGATTTACTGTTGGCAGTGCCGCCAGCAAACGGAAACCCGGATGATTTGATAGTTCCGCAAAATGTTCCATCGGTTGTGGTCGACGAAGCGCGTAGTTTGGACGGGCAACGCCATGAGAAGGACGGCAATGACGAAGATAAACCGGCGGCGATGCTGGTGAAACTTGTGCAGAACATGTTTCGGTCAGCCGCCCGTCACGCACCGGGGTCTGGAGGAGGGGTCAAATTCGATCGAGAAAAGTTTTATCACCATTGGAATCGAGTTGGTGGCAGCACGCGTAAAGACAGCTCCAATGCCTCATCAACAACCTCGGCGGGAGAACCGCTAGTTATCCGACCGCGGTACGACTTGCTTACGTGTCGAGCGCAACCCTACTTACAACGGATAACGCTGATGGGAGAGTTTTACTGA